Proteins encoded by one window of Flavobacterium sp. N502540:
- a CDS encoding ATP-dependent DNA helicase: MNSALFYGVLQKKFPFAPTYKQDIFFQKIAIFLTEPANDTIFVLKGYAGTGKTTVISTIVNNLGDINKKFVLLAPTGRAAKVIASYSNTPAFTIHKKIYFPKKSSGGGVAFTKQQNKHKNTIFIVDEASMISDNNSDSKLYDNGSLLDDLITYVYSGTNCKMILLGDTAQLPPVNMDISPALDTHTLGIHYGKEVEHIELDEVMRQEESSGILFNATELRELLKESFITEFRFNVRGFKDIVRLTDGYDIQDAINMAYSNYSIEDTAFIVRSNKRANQYNEQIRTRILFKESELSAGDFLMVVKNNYFWLKETDEAGFIANGDIIEVLELFGIKELYGFNFAKVKIRMVDYPDQKPFETVLILDTIKSESPSLTYEESNRLYEEVMKDYEGESTKYKKFQKVKENEYFNGLQVKFSYAITCHKSQGGQWNTVFIEQPYLPNGIDRDYIRWLYTAMTRAKNKLYLIGFKDESFEE; this comes from the coding sequence ATGAATTCAGCATTGTTTTACGGCGTTTTGCAAAAAAAATTTCCATTTGCACCAACTTATAAGCAGGATATTTTTTTTCAAAAAATCGCTATTTTTTTAACCGAACCGGCTAACGACACCATTTTTGTTTTGAAAGGATATGCAGGAACGGGAAAAACAACTGTGATTTCGACCATAGTGAACAATTTAGGGGATATTAATAAAAAGTTTGTCTTGCTGGCACCAACGGGACGTGCGGCAAAGGTAATCGCCAGTTATTCGAATACACCCGCATTTACGATTCATAAAAAAATATATTTTCCGAAGAAGTCTTCCGGTGGAGGCGTGGCTTTTACCAAACAGCAAAATAAACATAAAAACACCATTTTTATCGTCGATGAGGCCTCGATGATTTCTGATAATAATTCCGATTCAAAATTGTACGATAACGGATCACTGCTGGATGATTTGATTACCTATGTCTATTCGGGAACCAATTGTAAAATGATTCTTTTAGGAGATACTGCTCAGCTTCCTCCTGTAAATATGGATATTAGCCCGGCTTTGGATACGCATACTTTAGGGATTCACTATGGTAAAGAAGTCGAACATATCGAGCTGGACGAGGTCATGCGTCAGGAAGAAAGCTCAGGAATTTTGTTCAATGCGACAGAACTAAGAGAATTGCTGAAGGAAAGTTTTATTACTGAGTTTAGATTTAATGTTAGAGGATTCAAAGACATTGTTCGATTGACGGACGGGTATGACATTCAGGATGCTATCAATATGGCTTACAGTAATTATAGCATTGAAGATACCGCTTTTATTGTTCGCTCGAATAAAAGAGCCAATCAGTATAACGAGCAAATCCGAACCAGAATTTTATTTAAAGAAAGTGAACTGTCGGCAGGAGATTTTCTGATGGTGGTTAAGAATAATTATTTCTGGCTGAAAGAAACAGATGAGGCTGGATTTATTGCCAATGGAGATATTATCGAAGTTCTGGAGCTTTTTGGAATCAAAGAATTGTACGGATTTAATTTTGCAAAGGTGAAAATCAGAATGGTCGATTATCCGGACCAAAAGCCTTTTGAAACGGTATTGATTTTAGATACCATAAAAAGTGAATCTCCATCTTTAACCTACGAAGAATCCAATCGTTTGTATGAGGAAGTAATGAAAGATTATGAAGGTGAAAGTACCAAATACAAGAAGTTTCAGAAAGTAAAAGAAAACGAATATTTTAACGGTTTGCAGGTGAAATTCTCCTATGCGATTACGTGTCATAAATCGCAGGGTGGGCAATGGAACACCGTTTTTATCGAACAGCCGTATTTGCCAAACGGAATTGATCGCGATTACATCAGATGGCTGTATACGGCTATGACACGTGCTAAAAATAAGTTATATTTGATAGGGTTTAAAGACGAGAGTTTCGAGGAATAA
- a CDS encoding TonB-dependent receptor domain-containing protein, which produces MNINLLVKLFLILFLFLFSLAGYAQSETPKDSLSNTLNEVVIAQNKKTFTNTNGNVKVDVANSIYNVIPNTIDLLAKLPTVQISSDRESISVVGRGNPLIYIDNQKVGMNDLNALAVADIKTIEIIQNPSSKYEAEGRSVILITRKFSKKDRFRTEISEVASFKKKYNNYLGFNTSFKKNKLEWKANFNYNKLQPWENHSIDYQIPNAEIASKYDVEAYSKKRQFIFGGSLFYKINEEDYFSFSVNSKLQKDIFPIHTITYNKNKEIENNVLTYSDNDTRKNFVNSFLNYNKKIKAIDAQVFTGLQWSDFDQALWSNVKNKYNETPFEWAQLRDQKFKVNVFSGRIDAEKKFKNEMKFEIGGLYSSAVSKSDFDLLHYENEEKEFSHYDFKEQNLAGYSQFSGKIKKVEFSAGVRVENTKVDGKFKADLTPLIRKNYTNFFPKVQLSFAIDSLKSVSVNYAKSISRPNYSSLSQGTTYINPYFLYARNINLDPTIVNEISSTFQYHDKSVKLTYYQNTNPVYNSFFFDKELNIMTFKDVNFEKESALILDFELPFTYRFWTTTNSLVFVSEKIEDSSAVFRSSKPYFYYYSNNEFRLPKDYVLAVGFRTITKQYKGVFERNARTVVDVAVSKTFFKNWSCVLSFNNVFKSITEAEVFTINNISSKSRYLIDEHEVSVAVKYSFGKVRESEFKGKRMEENSDRIR; this is translated from the coding sequence ATGAACATTAACTTGCTGGTGAAACTTTTTTTAATTCTCTTTTTGTTCTTATTTTCTTTAGCGGGATATGCACAAAGCGAGACCCCAAAAGACAGTCTTTCGAATACGCTAAATGAAGTTGTGATTGCTCAGAATAAAAAGACTTTTACGAATACAAATGGAAATGTAAAAGTCGATGTTGCCAATTCTATTTATAACGTTATTCCCAATACAATCGATTTGCTGGCAAAGTTACCAACTGTTCAAATCAGTTCAGATAGAGAAAGTATCTCTGTTGTGGGCAGAGGGAATCCTTTAATTTATATCGACAATCAAAAAGTAGGAATGAATGATTTGAATGCTTTGGCTGTGGCCGATATTAAAACGATCGAAATTATTCAGAACCCATCTTCTAAATATGAGGCCGAAGGGCGTTCTGTAATTTTGATTACCAGGAAATTTAGTAAAAAAGACCGTTTTAGAACTGAGATTTCTGAGGTTGCTTCTTTTAAAAAAAAGTACAATAATTATCTCGGATTTAATACCAGTTTTAAAAAGAACAAGCTGGAATGGAAGGCTAATTTTAATTACAATAAATTACAGCCCTGGGAAAATCACAGTATTGATTACCAAATTCCCAATGCCGAAATTGCCTCTAAATATGATGTGGAGGCCTATTCTAAAAAAAGGCAGTTTATTTTTGGAGGAAGTCTGTTTTATAAGATAAATGAAGAGGATTATTTTTCGTTTAGTGTTAACAGTAAGCTTCAGAAAGATATTTTTCCTATTCATACCATAACTTATAATAAGAATAAAGAGATAGAAAATAACGTGTTAACCTACAGTGATAATGATACCCGAAAGAATTTTGTAAACTCTTTTTTGAATTATAATAAAAAAATAAAAGCTATTGATGCACAGGTTTTTACTGGCTTGCAGTGGTCTGATTTTGATCAGGCATTGTGGAGTAATGTTAAGAATAAGTACAATGAAACTCCATTTGAATGGGCACAGCTTCGCGATCAAAAATTTAAGGTGAATGTCTTTTCGGGTAGAATTGATGCTGAAAAGAAGTTTAAAAATGAGATGAAATTTGAAATTGGAGGATTGTATTCTTCTGCCGTCTCCAAATCAGATTTTGATTTGTTACATTATGAAAATGAAGAAAAAGAGTTTAGCCATTATGATTTTAAAGAGCAAAATTTGGCGGGTTACAGTCAATTTTCGGGAAAAATTAAGAAAGTAGAATTCTCCGCTGGAGTAAGGGTTGAAAATACAAAGGTAGATGGGAAATTTAAAGCAGATTTGACGCCTCTAATCCGTAAAAATTACACTAATTTTTTCCCTAAAGTACAGCTTTCATTTGCGATAGACAGCTTAAAGAGTGTTAGTGTTAATTATGCCAAAAGTATCTCGAGACCTAATTATTCTTCTTTAAGTCAGGGAACAACTTATATCAATCCGTACTTTTTATATGCCAGAAATATTAATTTAGATCCCACGATTGTCAACGAGATTTCGTCTACATTTCAATACCATGATAAATCGGTGAAGCTAACGTATTATCAAAATACAAACCCTGTTTATAATAGTTTTTTCTTTGATAAGGAACTCAATATCATGACTTTTAAAGATGTGAATTTTGAGAAAGAGTCCGCCTTGATTCTTGATTTTGAATTGCCTTTCACTTATAGATTTTGGACTACTACAAACTCTTTGGTTTTTGTTTCAGAGAAAATTGAAGACTCTTCGGCCGTATTCAGGTCTTCAAAACCTTATTTTTATTATTACTCCAATAACGAATTTAGGCTTCCAAAAGATTATGTATTAGCGGTTGGTTTCAGGACAATTACAAAGCAGTACAAAGGAGTTTTTGAAAGAAATGCAAGAACGGTCGTAGATGTGGCCGTTTCTAAAACGTTCTTTAAAAATTGGAGTTGTGTGTTAAGTTTTAATAATGTGTTTAAAAGTATAACGGAAGCAGAAGTTTTTACCATTAACAATATCAGTTCGAAATCAAGATATTTGATCGATGAACATGAGGTTTCAGTTGCTGTAAAGTATTCTTTTGGAAAAGTAAGGGAATCCGAATTCAAAGGGAAGAGGATGGAGGAGAATTCAGATCGTATAAGATAA
- a CDS encoding sensor histidine kinase, protein MKQRINLLIAFSVIALIVLSTVQCYLVKTTYDYKVAQFHTEIKNKIAGISNDYSDIDSVIVAKKEALYQQLSENYIQGKNNKFEIKKYILENEYSDALTQKIQSKFKRDLPDLKIDFAIVLNKFVLYPNHAKADTIFSEKPFIRNKLYGNLISLNHAFLVRNYVGTTNGTFENKNYKLLTEDSMYVSVIDWEMIILKRMTFVLILSLLSIATLITLFFIAIKALIKQKKANDVKTDFINNITHELKTPLTTLGISTKILERKDIRDNDENFNAIVNTISRQNNRLQNLIDQVMANSLAENGIELQKENIETENFLLTIVNDFKITYPKIDIKTNFQTQKTNLLLDKFYLTTALLNVLENAAKYGSNSITLKTNLNQNQFSISVEDDGIGIEKNKQSLLFEKFYRVEQGNLHNTKGLGLGLYYVDQIIKAHQGSVSVVSDLGKGTQFTILLKV, encoded by the coding sequence ATGAAACAAAGAATCAATTTACTAATAGCTTTTTCTGTCATCGCTCTGATTGTTTTATCAACAGTGCAATGTTATTTGGTAAAAACAACCTACGATTACAAAGTGGCACAGTTTCACACCGAAATCAAGAATAAAATTGCCGGTATCTCTAATGATTATAGCGACATAGACTCGGTAATAGTCGCCAAAAAAGAAGCGCTTTACCAGCAATTATCTGAAAATTACATTCAGGGAAAAAATAACAAGTTTGAGATAAAAAAGTATATTCTGGAAAATGAATATAGCGACGCTTTGACACAAAAAATTCAGAGCAAATTTAAAAGAGATTTACCCGACCTAAAAATAGACTTTGCAATTGTCCTGAATAAATTTGTTCTGTACCCCAACCACGCAAAAGCGGATACCATTTTCTCTGAAAAGCCTTTTATCCGAAACAAACTATACGGAAATCTGATCTCATTAAATCATGCCTTTTTAGTTCGGAATTATGTTGGAACTACCAACGGAACTTTTGAAAATAAGAATTACAAATTATTGACTGAGGATTCGATGTACGTTTCAGTAATCGACTGGGAAATGATCATTTTAAAACGAATGACCTTCGTTCTCATTTTGTCTTTACTTTCAATAGCAACCCTGATAACTCTTTTTTTTATTGCCATAAAAGCATTAATCAAACAGAAGAAGGCCAACGATGTTAAAACCGATTTCATCAATAATATTACCCACGAACTAAAAACCCCTTTGACGACTTTAGGTATTTCGACCAAAATATTAGAGCGAAAAGACATTCGGGATAATGACGAGAACTTTAATGCTATCGTCAATACAATTTCACGTCAGAACAATCGTTTACAGAATTTGATTGATCAGGTTATGGCCAATTCGCTGGCAGAAAACGGAATCGAATTGCAAAAAGAAAATATCGAAACCGAAAATTTTCTCTTGACGATCGTTAATGATTTTAAAATTACATATCCTAAAATCGACATTAAAACCAATTTTCAGACACAGAAAACAAACTTGCTTCTGGATAAATTCTATTTGACTACCGCTCTTCTGAATGTTTTGGAAAATGCGGCAAAATATGGTTCGAACTCCATTACATTAAAAACAAATCTAAACCAAAATCAATTTTCGATTAGTGTTGAAGATGACGGAATCGGGATTGAAAAGAACAAACAATCTCTTCTTTTTGAAAAATTCTATCGAGTAGAACAAGGAAATCTTCACAATACAAAAGGTTTAGGATTAGGATTGTATTATGTTGATCAAATTATAAAAGCGCATCAGGGCTCTGTTAGCGTGGTGAGTGATCTTGGAAAAGGAACTCAGTTTACTATTTTATTAAAAGTTTAA
- a CDS encoding RsmD family RNA methyltransferase: MRIISGKYKGRRIFPPKNLPVRPTTDMSKEALFNVLNNHFSFDSLKVLDLFSGTGNISFEFASRGSAPITSVDGDFGCVKFIKQVSSEYDFDIAATKSDVYKFLENCKTSYDIVFADPPYGFDQAAFEKIVVTVFERELLHEDGMMIIEHSKYTKMDHLSNFSFQKSYGGSFFSFFELNSTDDDEELPDDSSTKITEEDEG; the protein is encoded by the coding sequence ATGAGAATCATTTCAGGGAAATACAAAGGACGCCGCATTTTTCCGCCAAAAAACCTTCCTGTAAGACCAACAACCGACATGAGTAAAGAAGCATTGTTTAATGTTTTGAACAATCATTTTAGTTTTGACAGTTTAAAGGTTTTGGACTTGTTTTCAGGAACCGGGAACATCAGTTTTGAATTCGCCTCCCGCGGAAGTGCTCCAATTACCTCAGTAGACGGTGATTTTGGATGCGTAAAATTCATCAAGCAGGTTTCGTCAGAATACGATTTTGACATCGCGGCAACTAAAAGTGACGTTTACAAATTTCTGGAAAACTGTAAAACATCCTACGACATTGTTTTTGCCGATCCGCCTTATGGATTTGACCAGGCAGCATTTGAGAAAATTGTAGTAACGGTTTTCGAAAGAGAATTACTTCACGAAGACGGTATGATGATTATCGAACATTCGAAATACACCAAAATGGATCATTTGAGTAATTTTTCTTTTCAAAAAAGTTACGGAGGATCTTTCTTTAGTTTCTTCGAATTGAACTCCACTGATGACGATGAAGAATTGCCAGACGATTCATCGACTAAAATAACAGAAGAAGACGAAGGGTAA
- a CDS encoding DUF3822 family protein, whose product MSLQNTNITSKNYKKLSIQVSLTGLSFCCFDTLNNTVTSLKEIHFDTFHKTTKVEELFGDAFRNHPELTETYDEVLVIHNNNLSTFVPTALFDENYLGSYLQYNTKVFETDFFAYDQISKYQMNAVYIPYVNINNFFIDQFGTFDYKHANSILVEKILDASRNNDDKKMVVNFNPGHFEVIVVQNQKLLLFNSFEYQTPEDFIYYLLFTAEQLSLNPESFPLELLGTIDQNDAFYAIAYKYIRHISFLDVSTLQQRNSFTTTENQKHYILFQS is encoded by the coding sequence ATGTCATTACAAAACACTAACATCACTTCAAAAAATTACAAAAAGCTTTCTATTCAGGTTTCTCTGACCGGATTGTCATTTTGTTGTTTTGACACTTTAAATAATACGGTTACTTCTTTAAAAGAAATTCATTTCGATACGTTTCACAAAACGACTAAAGTTGAAGAATTGTTTGGAGATGCTTTTAGAAATCACCCGGAACTAACGGAAACTTACGATGAAGTTTTAGTGATTCACAATAACAATCTTTCTACTTTTGTTCCAACGGCTTTGTTTGATGAAAACTACCTTGGAAGTTACCTGCAATACAATACAAAAGTTTTCGAAACTGATTTTTTTGCTTACGATCAGATTTCAAAATACCAAATGAATGCGGTTTATATACCGTATGTTAACATCAACAATTTTTTCATCGATCAGTTTGGCACTTTTGATTACAAACATGCCAACAGTATTTTAGTCGAAAAAATTCTGGACGCTTCTAGAAACAATGACGATAAAAAAATGGTCGTTAATTTCAACCCCGGTCATTTTGAAGTGATTGTAGTCCAGAATCAAAAACTATTATTATTCAATTCATTTGAATATCAAACACCTGAAGATTTTATTTATTATTTGCTTTTTACTGCCGAACAATTAAGTTTGAATCCTGAAAGTTTTCCGCTTGAATTATTAGGCACAATCGACCAAAACGATGCGTTTTATGCCATTGCATATAAATACATTCGTCATATATCCTTTTTGGATGTAAGCACCTTACAGCAAAGAAATAGCTTCACCACAACCGAAAATCAAAAACATTATATCCTATTCCAATCATGA
- the ygiD gene encoding 4,5-DOPA dioxygenase extradiol — protein sequence MTTLNDLHSISSSFSNTDKMPVLFLGHGSPMNAIEENQFVTGFRNLAKTLPQPNAILCISAHWFTNGTKVTAMQMPRTIHDFGGFPQALFEVQYPAKGSPELAQETKKILEPVPVDLDEHWGLDHGAWSVIKHLYPEANVPVIQLSIDYTKSGQYHFELAQKLQSLRRKGVLIIGSGNIVHNLRLVDFRNFDKDNYGYDWAIEARETINSYLLNDNFQPLIDFEKINKATQLAIPTPEHYLPLLYTLGLKEKSEELSLFNDKLLAGSLSMTSVKIM from the coding sequence ATGACAACACTAAACGACTTACATTCGATTTCATCTTCGTTTTCGAATACTGATAAAATGCCGGTTTTGTTTTTGGGACACGGGAGTCCGATGAATGCAATTGAAGAAAATCAGTTTGTGACCGGTTTTCGAAATCTGGCAAAAACACTTCCGCAGCCTAATGCTATTTTGTGTATTTCGGCGCACTGGTTTACCAATGGTACCAAAGTAACAGCGATGCAAATGCCCAGAACGATTCATGATTTCGGAGGATTTCCACAAGCTCTTTTTGAGGTACAGTATCCCGCAAAAGGAAGTCCGGAATTGGCTCAGGAGACTAAAAAAATATTAGAACCTGTGCCTGTAGATTTAGACGAGCACTGGGGACTGGATCATGGTGCCTGGAGTGTAATCAAACATCTGTATCCGGAAGCGAACGTTCCTGTGATTCAGTTGAGTATTGATTATACAAAGTCAGGACAATATCATTTTGAGTTGGCACAAAAGCTGCAATCGTTACGCCGCAAAGGAGTTTTAATTATTGGAAGCGGAAACATCGTTCATAATTTGCGATTGGTCGATTTCAGGAACTTTGATAAAGACAATTACGGATACGATTGGGCAATTGAGGCGCGGGAAACCATCAACAGTTACTTGTTGAACGATAATTTTCAGCCTTTGATTGACTTCGAAAAAATAAATAAAGCGACCCAATTGGCAATTCCTACTCCTGAGCATTATCTGCCATTATTGTATACTTTAGGATTAAAAGAAAAGTCGGAAGAACTTAGTTTGTTTAATGATAAACTATTGGCAGGTTCTTTGAGCATGACATCGGTAAAAATAATGTAA
- a CDS encoding response regulator transcription factor, with product MKKLLLAEDDFDFAAILKQYLELHQFEVIWAENGETALDYFSSQTFDICILDVMMPKLDGFSLAEKIITINPEIPFIFLTARKLIEDKIIGLKLGADDYIIKPFEVDELILRLQNILKRIEQKRSLDGNNIIEIGSYVFDNERLTLNNKNHVQQLTEMEAALIEYLYLNHNQLLKRDQILMSVWKKDDYFSGRSMDVFISRLRKYFNSDPKISIESTRNIGLEFKIEKP from the coding sequence TTGAAAAAATTACTTTTAGCCGAGGACGATTTTGATTTTGCGGCAATTTTGAAACAATATTTAGAATTACATCAATTTGAAGTCATTTGGGCAGAAAATGGAGAAACAGCTTTAGACTATTTTTCAAGTCAGACTTTTGACATTTGTATTTTGGATGTCATGATGCCAAAATTGGACGGATTTTCACTGGCCGAAAAAATAATTACAATCAACCCTGAGATTCCATTTATTTTTTTAACTGCACGAAAGTTAATAGAAGATAAAATCATCGGATTAAAACTGGGTGCAGACGATTATATCATAAAACCTTTTGAAGTAGACGAACTCATTCTGCGTTTGCAGAATATTCTAAAAAGAATCGAACAAAAAAGAAGTCTGGATGGAAACAACATAATCGAAATTGGCTCTTATGTTTTTGATAACGAAAGACTAACCCTAAATAACAAAAATCATGTCCAGCAGCTTACAGAAATGGAAGCTGCTCTTATTGAGTATTTATATCTGAATCATAACCAGTTATTAAAGAGGGATCAAATCTTAATGTCGGTCTGGAAAAAAGATGATTATTTCTCAGGACGAAGTATGGATGTTTTTATTAGCAGGCTCAGAAAATATTTTAATTCCGATCCGAAAATCAGCATTGAAAGCACCCGAAATATTGGATTGGAATTTAAAATAGAAAAACCTTGA
- a CDS encoding ketopantoate reductase family protein, giving the protein MKRIGILGLGGVGGYFGGLLAKAYYKSDEVEVIFIARGATQKAIADSGLKIVTDDSEMIVHPKLVSNNPEEIGELDYLICATKTYDIEESLVLLQSCIVAKTVILPLYNGVDAPERIQKIFPQNDILQGCVYIISMITLPGTIRKMGFYEKLFFGSKTVSASKLEELQGIFQQARIESYWVENIEETVWEKFIFISALASTTSYLNLHIGEIIDRPEAMAVYVELVQEIDAVAKAKGLKLPDDIVNQTVLKLEKSPREATSSMHRDLLAGKNTEALSLTKFVLTEGIKYDVKTPLYEKITNILLP; this is encoded by the coding sequence ATGAAAAGAATTGGAATTTTAGGACTCGGTGGAGTAGGTGGTTATTTCGGCGGACTTTTGGCGAAAGCCTATTATAAATCTGATGAAGTCGAAGTTATCTTTATTGCTCGTGGCGCCACACAAAAAGCTATTGCTGATAGCGGATTGAAAATTGTAACGGATGACTCAGAAATGATTGTGCATCCAAAATTGGTTTCAAATAATCCGGAGGAAATTGGTGAACTGGATTATTTAATTTGTGCTACCAAAACCTATGATATTGAGGAAAGTTTAGTTTTACTTCAAAGCTGTATTGTGGCTAAAACGGTCATTCTTCCATTGTATAATGGAGTTGACGCACCTGAACGCATTCAGAAAATATTTCCTCAGAACGATATTCTGCAAGGCTGTGTTTATATCATTTCGATGATTACTTTACCCGGAACCATCAGAAAAATGGGTTTTTATGAGAAATTGTTTTTTGGTTCTAAGACGGTTTCTGCTTCAAAATTAGAAGAATTACAAGGAATTTTTCAGCAGGCCAGAATTGAAAGTTATTGGGTAGAAAATATTGAAGAAACAGTATGGGAAAAGTTTATTTTTATTTCGGCATTGGCCTCGACGACTTCCTATCTGAATTTGCATATTGGCGAAATTATAGACCGTCCGGAGGCGATGGCAGTTTATGTAGAACTTGTACAGGAAATTGATGCGGTTGCCAAAGCAAAAGGATTAAAACTGCCGGATGATATTGTAAATCAGACCGTACTTAAGTTGGAAAAATCACCACGCGAAGCTACATCGTCGATGCACAGAGATCTATTAGCAGGCAAGAATACCGAAGCCCTTTCACTTACTAAGTTTGTATTGACTGAAGGGATTAAGTATGACGTAAAAACGCCGCTTTATGAAAAGATAACTAACATATTGTTGCCTTAG
- a CDS encoding PQQ-binding-like beta-propeller repeat protein, which translates to MKKHLILPLLLLNLTLIPSAFCQKKSTINNAFTDRIFNGQGYQPTSSLKWKFKTDGKIFSSPVAKNGIVYIGSEDGFLYAVEENSGKTKWKFKTNGAIHSTPGIFENAVFFGSFDGNYYAVNTQNGKLIWKFKTDGEHWFGEKGIFGLKPETQYMEDLWSFYLSSPVVYKKEKQAVVLFGSSDGNVYSLDAKTGSLKWKFKTNGPVHGTPVIDQNKIYVGGWDAVLYALNIKTGKEIWRFATGTKPGFKGIQSSVAVADGKVFFGAREPFFFALEAETGKLVWKYDAENSWVLSTAVIQNNTVYVGTSDTYALLALDARNGAEKYRFKTNGYIYNSPAIAGNTIYFGDFTGNFFSLDLLSNGKKSKTISTENRKQFAASVLKNDLLDSGHAAHYTDLSLYENNKKAMDELYKLGSIVSSPFISNNTVYFGSADGYLYAYNLEKES; encoded by the coding sequence ATGAAAAAACACCTGATTTTGCCATTACTTTTATTAAACTTAACTTTAATTCCCTCGGCCTTCTGCCAAAAAAAATCTACTATAAACAATGCCTTCACAGATCGCATTTTCAACGGACAAGGATATCAGCCTACTTCCAGCCTGAAATGGAAATTCAAAACTGATGGTAAAATTTTCTCCTCTCCAGTTGCAAAAAACGGTATTGTTTATATTGGCAGCGAAGATGGTTTTCTTTACGCTGTTGAAGAAAACTCAGGCAAAACAAAGTGGAAATTCAAAACTAACGGAGCCATCCACAGCACTCCCGGTATCTTTGAAAATGCTGTTTTCTTTGGAAGTTTCGACGGAAACTATTACGCGGTAAACACTCAAAACGGGAAATTAATCTGGAAATTTAAAACCGATGGAGAACATTGGTTTGGAGAAAAGGGCATATTTGGACTGAAGCCGGAAACTCAATACATGGAAGATTTATGGAGTTTTTATCTGTCGTCTCCTGTAGTTTACAAAAAAGAAAAACAAGCTGTTGTGTTGTTTGGCAGCAGTGACGGAAATGTTTATTCGCTGGATGCCAAAACAGGAAGTTTAAAATGGAAGTTTAAAACCAACGGACCTGTCCACGGAACTCCGGTAATCGATCAGAATAAAATTTACGTTGGCGGCTGGGATGCTGTTCTATACGCTTTAAACATAAAAACCGGTAAGGAGATCTGGCGCTTTGCAACAGGAACAAAACCGGGTTTCAAAGGAATCCAATCCTCGGTAGCTGTTGCTGATGGAAAAGTCTTTTTTGGAGCCAGAGAACCATTCTTCTTTGCTCTTGAAGCCGAAACCGGAAAATTGGTTTGGAAATACGATGCCGAAAATTCCTGGGTTTTAAGTACTGCAGTTATTCAAAATAATACGGTTTATGTAGGAACTTCAGACACCTATGCCCTACTGGCTCTGGACGCCAGAAATGGTGCAGAAAAATATCGATTCAAAACGAATGGTTACATCTATAATTCTCCCGCTATAGCAGGAAATACTATTTATTTTGGTGATTTTACAGGCAATTTCTTTAGTCTGGATCTTCTCTCAAACGGAAAGAAATCTAAAACCATAAGTACTGAGAATCGCAAGCAATTTGCTGCTTCTGTCTTAAAAAATGATTTATTAGATTCTGGTCACGCTGCGCACTACACAGACCTTTCTCTATATGAAAACAATAAAAAAGCAATGGATGAATTGTACAAACTGGGATCGATTGTTTCTTCGCCATTTATCAGCAACAATACGGTTTACTTCGGAAGTGCTGACGGTTATCTGTATGCGTATAACTTAGAAAAAGAATCATAA